The Xenopus laevis strain J_2021 chromosome 7S, Xenopus_laevis_v10.1, whole genome shotgun sequence genome includes a window with the following:
- the add3.S gene encoding gamma-adducin isoform X3 — protein MTSTLSQGVITAPPLPSMPHKEGYFDRINENDPGYIRERNMSPDLRQDFNMMEQKKRVTHILKSPAFRDDLETLIQDQMIKGNTPTELLALQQISDYITASSLSGFSSSQFGVGMVTPINDIHPILEATMGKGERLTRCKLAGMYRLADLFGWAHLANAYITVRVTKEQDHILIMPRGLSFSEASASNLVKLNIIGEVVEQGSTNLQVDPSGFSPHSAIYSTRPDVRCVVHIRTPATAAVSSMKCGILPISQEALLLGDVAYYNYQGSLDEQEERIELQKVLGTSAKVLVLRNHGVLALGESLEEAFHFIYNVQLACEVQVHALAGGGGVKNLVLLDLEKFKPTTYCVAANGGGGVNMEGEHKWKVGELEFESLMRMLDNLGYRTGYSYRRPLTREKPRHKSEVEIPATVTAFSFDEDPMMQHSPLRLIAQKQQREKTRWLNSPNTYMRVRVPEESYSGEMSPRTKIMWMKAEQQNKTSSGFPIKIEDPNQFVPLNTNPTHVLQTRNKIREQNQFDLKTAGPQSQYLSGIVVENASPQYQFEEDENAPPLPPNPFSQLLEEETEGLDSDDLDADPKLTLEDAAPIAITQSPTPTPVISTEQVVELMFQSELLAVVNGKEIGGHGEDPRVQVGQMNEGEMLEITVRPSDKSIEGDLTPEGSPSKSPSKKKKKFRTPSFLKKNKKKDKLEA, from the exons ATGACTTCCACCCTCAGCCAAGGAGTGATCACAGCCCCGCCCCTTCCCAGCATGCCTCACAAGGAGGGCTACTTTGACCGTATCAATGAGAATGACCCCGGCTACATCCGCGAGAGGAACATGTCCCCCGACCTGCGCCAGGACTTCAACATGATGGAGCAGAAGAAGAGGGTCACTCACATCCTAAAGAGCCCC GCTTTCCGTGATGATCTGGAGACTCTGATCCAAGACCAGATGATTAAGGGCAACACCCCCACGGAGTTACTGGCGCTGCAGCAGATTTCCGATTATATAACCGCCAGCTCCCTCTCTGGCTTCTCCTCCTCCCAATTTG GTGTGGGGATGGTCACCCCAATTAACGACATCCACCCCATCCTGGAAGCCACAATGGGCAAAGGAGAGAGGCTGACGCGCTGCAAACTGGCCGGCATGTACCGACTGGCGGATCTGTTTGGGTGGGCACACCTGGCCAATGCCTATATAACG GTGAGAGTCACCAAGGAACAAGATCACATCCTCATTATGCCCAGAGGTCTCTCCTTCTCCGAGGCTTCAGCCTCCAACTTG GTGAAGCTGAACATAATCGGGGAGGTGGTAGAACAGGGGAGCACAAACCTGCAGGTCGACCCTTCTGGCTTCAGCCCACACTCCGCCATTTACTCCACTCGCCCGGATGTACGTTGTGTCGTCCACATCCGCACGCCCGCAACTGCTGCC GTCTCCTCTATGAAGTGTGGAATCCTCCCCATATCCCAGGAGGCCCTGCTGCTGGGGGACGTGGCCTATTACAATTACCAGGGGTCTCTGGATGAGCAGGAGGAGAGGATTGAGCTGCAGAAGGTGCTTGGGACCAGCGCTAAG GTTCTGGTGCTGAGGAATCATGGGGTCCTGGCCCTGGGGGAGAGTCTGGAGGAAGCGTTTCATTTCATATACAATGTGCAGCTGGCCTGTGAGGTGCAG GTTCATGCACTGGCTGGAGGCGGAGGGGTTAAAAACCTGGTGTTACTGGATCTGGAGAAATTCAAACCCACCACTTACTGCGTTGCTGCGAATGGAGGGGGCGGAGTAAACATGGAGGGGGAGCACAAGTGGAAAGTCGGGGAGTTGGAGTTTGAGTCCCTCATGAGAATGCTGGATAATCTG GGCTACCGCACGGGCTATTCCTACAGACGCCCCCTGACTCGGGAGAAGCCCCGGCACAAGAGCGAAGTGGAGATCCCGGCAACTGTCACGGCTTTCTCATTCGACGAGGATCCCATGATGCAACACTCCCCCCTGAGACTCATCGCTCAGAAGCAGCAGAGAGAGAAAACTCGTTGGCTCAACTCCCCCAACACCTACATGAGGGTCCGTGTCCCCGAGGAGTCGTACAGTGGGGAGATGAGCCCCCGCACCAAGATCATG TGGATGAAGGCCGAGCAGCAGAATAAGACGAGCAGTGGGTTCCCCATCAAAATAGAAGACCCCAACCAGTTTGTCCCACTAAACACCAACCCCACCCACGTCCTGCAGACCAGGAACAAG ATCCGGGAACAGAATCAATTTGACCTAAAGACGGCCGGGCCGCAGTCTCAATATCTGTCTGGGATTGTGGTGGAGAATGCGAGTCCT CAGTATCAGTTTGAAGAAGACGAAAATGCTCCCCCACTCCCTCCCAACCCGTTCAGCCAATTACTGGAAGAGGAGACTGAGGGATTGGACAGCGATGATCTAG ATGCTGATCCCAAATTAACCCTTGAGGATGCTGCACCAATCGCAATAACTCAGTCCCCAACCCCGACGCCAGTAATCAGTACAG AACAAGTGGTGGAGTTGATGTTCCAGTCGGAATTGTTGGCCGTGGTGAATGGGAAGGAGATCGGGGGCCACGGGGAGGATCCGAGGGTGCAGGTCGGCCAGATGAATGAGGGGGAGATGTTGGAGATCACAGTGCGACCCTCAGACAAGAGTATTGAAGGGGACTTAACCCCCGAGGGCTCACCCTCCAAATCCCCcagcaagaagaagaagaaattccGCACCCCGTCTTTCCTGAAGAAGAACAAAAAGAAGGACAAGCTGGAGGCCTAA
- the add3.S gene encoding gamma-adducin isoform X7, protein MPHGVGMVTPINDIHPILEATMGKGERLTRCKLAGMYRLADLFGWAHLANAYITVRVTKEQDHILIMPRGLSFSEASASNLVKLNIIGEVVEQGSTNLQVDPSGFSPHSAIYSTRPDVRCVVHIRTPATAAVSSMKCGILPISQEALLLGDVAYYNYQGSLDEQEERIELQKVLGTSAKVLVLRNHGVLALGESLEEAFHFIYNVQLACEVQVHALAGGGGVKNLVLLDLEKFKPTTYCVAANGGGGVNMEGEHKWKVGELEFESLMRMLDNLGYRTGYSYRRPLTREKPRHKSEVEIPATVTAFSFDEDPMMQHSPLRLIAQKQQREKTRWLNSPNTYMRVRVPEESYSGEMSPRTKIMWMKAEQQNKTSSGFPIKIEDPNQFVPLNTNPTHVLQTRNKIREQNQFDLKTAGPQSQYLSGIVVENASPQYQFEEDENAPPLPPNPFSQLLEEETEGLDSDDLDADPKLTLEDAAPIAITQSPTPTPVISTEQVVELMFQSELLAVVNGKEIGGHGEDPRVQVGQMNEGEMLEITVRPSDKSIEGDLTPEGSPSKSPSKKKKKFRTPSFLKKNKKKDKLEA, encoded by the exons ATGCCACATG GTGTGGGGATGGTCACCCCAATTAACGACATCCACCCCATCCTGGAAGCCACAATGGGCAAAGGAGAGAGGCTGACGCGCTGCAAACTGGCCGGCATGTACCGACTGGCGGATCTGTTTGGGTGGGCACACCTGGCCAATGCCTATATAACG GTGAGAGTCACCAAGGAACAAGATCACATCCTCATTATGCCCAGAGGTCTCTCCTTCTCCGAGGCTTCAGCCTCCAACTTG GTGAAGCTGAACATAATCGGGGAGGTGGTAGAACAGGGGAGCACAAACCTGCAGGTCGACCCTTCTGGCTTCAGCCCACACTCCGCCATTTACTCCACTCGCCCGGATGTACGTTGTGTCGTCCACATCCGCACGCCCGCAACTGCTGCC GTCTCCTCTATGAAGTGTGGAATCCTCCCCATATCCCAGGAGGCCCTGCTGCTGGGGGACGTGGCCTATTACAATTACCAGGGGTCTCTGGATGAGCAGGAGGAGAGGATTGAGCTGCAGAAGGTGCTTGGGACCAGCGCTAAG GTTCTGGTGCTGAGGAATCATGGGGTCCTGGCCCTGGGGGAGAGTCTGGAGGAAGCGTTTCATTTCATATACAATGTGCAGCTGGCCTGTGAGGTGCAG GTTCATGCACTGGCTGGAGGCGGAGGGGTTAAAAACCTGGTGTTACTGGATCTGGAGAAATTCAAACCCACCACTTACTGCGTTGCTGCGAATGGAGGGGGCGGAGTAAACATGGAGGGGGAGCACAAGTGGAAAGTCGGGGAGTTGGAGTTTGAGTCCCTCATGAGAATGCTGGATAATCTG GGCTACCGCACGGGCTATTCCTACAGACGCCCCCTGACTCGGGAGAAGCCCCGGCACAAGAGCGAAGTGGAGATCCCGGCAACTGTCACGGCTTTCTCATTCGACGAGGATCCCATGATGCAACACTCCCCCCTGAGACTCATCGCTCAGAAGCAGCAGAGAGAGAAAACTCGTTGGCTCAACTCCCCCAACACCTACATGAGGGTCCGTGTCCCCGAGGAGTCGTACAGTGGGGAGATGAGCCCCCGCACCAAGATCATG TGGATGAAGGCCGAGCAGCAGAATAAGACGAGCAGTGGGTTCCCCATCAAAATAGAAGACCCCAACCAGTTTGTCCCACTAAACACCAACCCCACCCACGTCCTGCAGACCAGGAACAAG ATCCGGGAACAGAATCAATTTGACCTAAAGACGGCCGGGCCGCAGTCTCAATATCTGTCTGGGATTGTGGTGGAGAATGCGAGTCCT CAGTATCAGTTTGAAGAAGACGAAAATGCTCCCCCACTCCCTCCCAACCCGTTCAGCCAATTACTGGAAGAGGAGACTGAGGGATTGGACAGCGATGATCTAG ATGCTGATCCCAAATTAACCCTTGAGGATGCTGCACCAATCGCAATAACTCAGTCCCCAACCCCGACGCCAGTAATCAGTACAG AACAAGTGGTGGAGTTGATGTTCCAGTCGGAATTGTTGGCCGTGGTGAATGGGAAGGAGATCGGGGGCCACGGGGAGGATCCGAGGGTGCAGGTCGGCCAGATGAATGAGGGGGAGATGTTGGAGATCACAGTGCGACCCTCAGACAAGAGTATTGAAGGGGACTTAACCCCCGAGGGCTCACCCTCCAAATCCCCcagcaagaagaagaagaaattccGCACCCCGTCTTTCCTGAAGAAGAACAAAAAGAAGGACAAGCTGGAGGCCTAA